A genome region from Flavobacterium sp. includes the following:
- a CDS encoding trimeric intracellular cation channel family protein: protein MFHLLDIIGTMAFAMSGALTAMHKRLDPFGVFIIAFVTAVGGGTLRDVLIGRTPVGWMMNLQYVYVIILGFFLAIIFRKKFDKLRTSLFLFDTIGLGVFTLIGLEKGITTGLHPVICVALGTMTACFGGVIRDILCNEIPTVFKKEIYATICIFGGIVFFGLRKLNLEDDVLYLVTSVVIISIRLLAVKYKWYLRAFEHK, encoded by the coding sequence ATGTTTCACTTATTAGATATTATCGGAACGATGGCATTTGCAATGTCAGGCGCATTAACAGCAATGCATAAAAGACTCGATCCGTTTGGGGTTTTTATTATTGCCTTTGTTACGGCTGTTGGCGGCGGAACGCTTCGTGATGTTTTAATAGGAAGAACTCCGGTTGGCTGGATGATGAATCTTCAATATGTTTACGTAATTATTTTAGGATTTTTTCTGGCGATTATTTTCAGAAAAAAGTTTGATAAATTGAGAACTTCTCTCTTTTTATTTGATACAATTGGTCTGGGCGTTTTTACCTTAATTGGTCTCGAAAAAGGAATTACAACAGGTTTACATCCTGTAATTTGCGTTGCATTAGGTACGATGACAGCTTGTTTTGGCGGGGTAATCAGGGACATTTTATGCAACGAAATCCCAACTGTTTTTAAAAAAGAAATCTACGCCACGATTTGTATTTTTGGCGGAATTGTGTTCTTCGGACTTCGAAAATTAAATTTAGAAGATGATGTTTTGTATCTTGTAACCTCTGTAGTAATAATTTCTATTCGCTTATTGGCCGTAAAATACAAATGGTATCTGCGTGCTTTTGAGCATAAATAA
- a CDS encoding FemAB family protein, with amino-acid sequence MKYTVKKYDQNDYQVWNDFISQAKNATFLFHRDFMEYHKDRFEDFSLLIFEEEKLRAVLPANKKGNEIHSHQGLTYGGLVFLSKLNAEKVETILDSVLYFLKENKIETFYYKPIPDFYFSKGNQEMDFFLFKRNAISERKEMNLAVNLQSPLQISKSKLKHFRRIENLDLDIVEEQDFQPFWTQILEPRLLEKFNVKPVHTKEEITFLKQNFPQNIRQFSVYRNEEIIAGITIFETENVAKSQYGATSKIGEEFRALDFLFINLIHKYKRKGKHFFDMGIVNEENQSGYSSGLLKQKEELGCAVYNQDFYKIAIK; translated from the coding sequence ATGAAATACACCGTAAAAAAATACGATCAAAATGACTATCAAGTTTGGAATGATTTTATAAGTCAGGCCAAAAATGCAACATTTTTGTTTCATCGTGATTTTATGGAATATCATAAAGATCGTTTTGAAGATTTTTCACTTTTAATTTTTGAAGAAGAAAAATTACGAGCTGTTCTTCCTGCAAATAAAAAAGGAAACGAAATTCACTCGCATCAGGGACTTACTTATGGAGGCTTGGTTTTCCTTTCAAAATTAAATGCTGAAAAAGTTGAAACTATTTTAGATTCTGTTTTATATTTTTTAAAAGAAAATAAAATAGAAACTTTTTATTACAAACCCATTCCGGATTTTTATTTTTCGAAAGGAAATCAGGAAATGGACTTTTTTCTTTTTAAAAGAAATGCCATTTCAGAAAGAAAAGAAATGAATCTGGCTGTTAATTTACAATCGCCTCTTCAAATTTCTAAAAGCAAATTAAAACATTTCAGAAGAATCGAAAACCTCGATTTGGATATTGTAGAAGAACAAGATTTTCAACCATTTTGGACTCAGATTTTAGAACCAAGATTGTTGGAAAAATTCAATGTAAAACCAGTTCATACCAAAGAAGAAATAACATTTTTAAAACAAAATTTCCCTCAAAATATCAGACAATTTTCAGTTTACAGAAATGAAGAAATTATTGCCGGAATTACCATTTTTGAAACAGAAAATGTTGCAAAATCGCAATATGGAGCAACTTCAAAAATTGGCGAAGAATTCAGGGCACTCGATTTTTTATTCATTAATCTGATTCACAAATACAAACGAAAAGGAAAACATTTTTTTGATATGGGAATCGTAAATGAAGAAAACCAATCAGGTTATAGTTCAGGACTTTTGAAACAAAAAGAAGAACTTGGCTGCGCTGTTTACAATCAGGATTTTTATAAAATTGCTATAAAATGA
- a CDS encoding DegT/DnrJ/EryC1/StrS family aminotransferase, producing MISFLDLKKMNEPYETAFQEKLKSVLENGWYILGKETEIFEKAFAEYYQTKYCIGVGNGFDALVLIFKGYIQLGKLKKGDEVIVPANTYIASILAILQADLVPVLVEPKLETYNINPDLIQEKITSKTKAILAVHLYGQLAEMDKINEIGEKNNLLLVEDAAQSHGAKGNFKSQILNSKFQSEENLQSKIYNLKSAIAYSFYPGKNLGCLGDGGAITTNDSELAKVLFSLRNYGSEKKYYNNFVGVNSRLDELQAAFLNLKLPNLNADNTKRRLIAKRYLSEIKNNKIILPFWDYSDNHVFHLFVIRTENRENLQDYLTQNNIQTVIHYPVPPHKQKAFPDWNNLSFPVTEKIHNEVLSLPISPVLTETEVDFIIEILNKY from the coding sequence ATGATATCATTTCTGGACCTAAAAAAAATGAACGAACCGTATGAAACTGCTTTTCAGGAAAAACTGAAATCAGTTTTAGAAAACGGCTGGTACATTTTAGGAAAAGAAACAGAAATATTTGAAAAGGCTTTCGCCGAATACTACCAAACCAAATATTGCATAGGTGTAGGAAATGGTTTCGATGCTTTAGTATTGATTTTTAAAGGTTATATTCAATTAGGTAAACTCAAAAAAGGCGACGAAGTTATTGTTCCTGCAAACACTTATATCGCCAGTATTTTAGCCATTTTGCAGGCAGATTTAGTTCCGGTTTTAGTCGAGCCCAAATTAGAAACCTACAACATAAATCCCGATTTAATTCAGGAAAAAATAACCTCAAAAACAAAGGCAATTTTAGCCGTTCATTTGTACGGACAATTGGCTGAAATGGATAAAATAAATGAAATTGGAGAAAAAAATAATCTTCTATTAGTTGAAGATGCAGCACAATCGCACGGCGCAAAAGGAAATTTTAAATCCCAAATTTTAAATTCCAAATTCCAATCCGAAGAAAATCTGCAATCTAAAATTTACAATCTAAAATCTGCAATCGCTTATAGTTTTTATCCTGGGAAAAATCTGGGTTGTTTAGGCGATGGCGGAGCAATAACAACAAACGATTCTGAGTTGGCAAAAGTGCTTTTCTCACTTCGAAATTATGGTTCGGAGAAAAAATATTATAACAATTTTGTTGGTGTGAATTCAAGATTAGATGAATTGCAGGCCGCATTTTTAAATTTGAAATTACCCAATTTAAATGCAGATAATACTAAAAGAAGATTAATCGCAAAACGATATTTATCTGAAATTAAAAACAATAAAATAATACTACCATTTTGGGATTATTCAGATAATCATGTTTTTCATTTATTTGTTATCCGAACAGAAAACAGAGAAAATCTGCAAGATTATTTAACTCAAAATAATATTCAGACTGTTATTCATTATCCGGTTCCGCCACACAAACAAAAAGCATTTCCTGATTGGAATAATTTATCATTTCCTGTAACAGAGAAAATTCATAACGAAGTTTTAAGTTTACCAATAAGTCCGGTTTTAACCGAAACGGAAGTTGATTTTATTATCGAAATTTTAAACAAATATTAA
- a CDS encoding O-antigen translocase — MSDKKSYQQILKTTSLFGGVQFFSILISIIRTKLIAVFIGPAGMGIIALLNSTLGVLSSISGLGIETSAVKNISENYKNEDLKTVSKTIQTVKKIVFFTGILGMVLTFVFSKVLSIITFGNSDQTFSFAVLSVTVLFKLLSSGQLAVLQGLRSFRFLAKANLYGNLFGLLFSIPLYYFLKIDAILPTIIITSFSSLIFSFYYSNKIKIEKEKISNSALLLEGKLIVKLGFMLTISSLLTLLSAYLFQIYVGKTGGLEQVGFYNAGFTLLNSYVGIIFTVMSTDYFPKLSAINSDNEKIRESVEQQAYVSVLIIMPIIVLFLAFSPLIVKIIYTSKFYEIIPMVNIGILGMLFRAVSWSMGFILIAKGDSKMFVKTAIGFNVLFLMLNILGYYFYGLEGLGISFSLYFLIHFIGLKIITKKRYSFYFENQFYKIYLICIAISASAFLIQYITNPVLKFGLMIVVVLISILFSISQIHKKINLNEIFTSFVQRKKDKNDSE, encoded by the coding sequence GTGTCTGATAAAAAATCATATCAGCAAATTTTAAAAACGACTTCACTTTTTGGCGGAGTTCAGTTTTTTTCGATTTTAATATCCATTATCCGTACTAAATTAATTGCCGTTTTTATAGGCCCGGCCGGAATGGGAATTATAGCTTTATTGAATTCTACTTTGGGAGTTTTAAGCAGTATTTCTGGTTTGGGAATTGAAACAAGCGCTGTAAAAAACATTTCTGAAAATTATAAAAATGAAGATTTAAAAACGGTTTCAAAAACGATTCAAACCGTAAAAAAGATTGTTTTTTTTACCGGGATTTTAGGAATGGTTTTAACTTTTGTTTTTTCAAAAGTTTTAAGTATCATCACGTTTGGAAATTCAGATCAGACATTTTCTTTTGCAGTTCTTTCGGTTACTGTTTTATTTAAATTATTAAGTTCAGGTCAATTGGCAGTTTTACAAGGTTTACGATCTTTTCGTTTTTTAGCCAAAGCCAATTTATACGGAAATCTTTTCGGACTTCTTTTTTCAATTCCGTTATATTATTTTTTGAAAATTGATGCCATTCTTCCCACCATAATTATTACTTCTTTTTCCTCCTTGATTTTTTCCTTTTATTATTCGAATAAAATTAAAATTGAAAAAGAAAAAATATCAAATTCAGCACTTTTATTGGAAGGAAAACTGATCGTAAAATTGGGTTTTATGCTCACAATAAGCAGTCTTTTAACGCTATTGTCTGCTTATCTGTTTCAAATTTATGTTGGAAAAACAGGAGGTTTGGAACAAGTTGGTTTTTACAATGCTGGTTTTACATTATTGAACTCTTATGTTGGAATTATTTTTACGGTAATGAGTACTGATTATTTTCCGAAACTTTCTGCGATTAATTCTGATAATGAAAAAATTAGAGAAAGTGTCGAACAACAGGCTTATGTTTCTGTTTTAATTATAATGCCCATTATTGTTTTGTTTCTGGCATTCAGTCCTTTGATTGTAAAAATTATCTATACTTCAAAATTTTACGAAATAATCCCAATGGTAAATATTGGAATTTTAGGAATGCTTTTTCGTGCCGTTTCCTGGTCAATGGGATTTATTTTAATTGCCAAAGGCGACTCGAAAATGTTCGTTAAAACTGCCATTGGTTTTAATGTTTTGTTTTTGATGCTAAATATTTTAGGATATTATTTTTACGGTTTAGAAGGTTTGGGAATTAGTTTCAGTTTGTATTTTTTGATACATTTTATTGGACTAAAAATCATAACCAAAAAGCGATATAGCTTTTATTTTGAAAATCAGTTTTATAAAATATATTTAATTTGCATTGCAATTTCTGCTTCAGCATTTTTGATTCAGTACATTACAAATCCGGTTTTAAAATTCGGATTAATGATTGTTGTAGTTTTAATTTCAATTCTTTTCAGCATCAGCCAAATTCATAAAAAGATCAATTTAAACGAAATATTTACGTCATTTGTTCAGCGAAAAAAAGATAAAAATGATTCAGAATAG
- a CDS encoding transferase: MIQNSYRKCRSFYHKFRFYCKVNWTKTLYFNFKKLPFQTAKKLPVFFYGKVKFSSIKGDIQIDGKIQKGMIGFGQPYELNKAHKGIGEINILGKLIFKGKFQFGKDCFVFVGENAVCELGNMASMASAGKLICTEKIVLGDYARFGSECQIIDTNFHDLIDTKTGEKLPKSAPIYIGNYNFMSNRVSIMKGTKTPDFCTIASNSLGTKDYTSLGENILIGGVPAKLIRNNISRDWEGEKDLLNDFLTI, translated from the coding sequence ATGATTCAGAATAGTTATAGAAAATGCCGTTCATTTTATCATAAATTCAGGTTTTACTGTAAAGTAAACTGGACAAAAACGTTGTATTTTAATTTTAAAAAACTGCCTTTTCAAACTGCCAAAAAACTTCCTGTTTTCTTTTACGGAAAAGTAAAATTTAGTTCCATAAAAGGCGATATTCAAATCGACGGAAAAATTCAAAAAGGAATGATTGGTTTTGGTCAGCCTTACGAACTAAATAAAGCACACAAGGGAATTGGCGAAATTAATATTTTGGGCAAATTAATTTTTAAAGGAAAATTTCAATTCGGTAAAGATTGTTTTGTTTTTGTGGGTGAAAATGCCGTTTGCGAATTAGGAAATATGGCTTCGATGGCTTCCGCCGGAAAATTAATTTGTACCGAAAAAATTGTTTTGGGAGATTATGCCCGTTTTGGATCTGAATGCCAGATTATCGATACCAATTTTCACGATTTGATTGATACGAAAACTGGAGAAAAACTGCCGAAATCAGCGCCAATTTATATCGGAAATTATAATTTTATGAGTAATAGAGTTTCTATAATGAAAGGAACAAAAACACCTGATTTTTGTACAATTGCATCCAATAGTTTAGGAACAAAAGATTATACTTCGCTTGGCGAAAATATTCTGATAGGCGGCGTTCCTGCCAAATTAATTAGAAATAATATTTCGAGAGACTGGGAAGGTGAAAAAGACTTGTTAAATGATTTTTTGACGATCTAA
- a CDS encoding glycosyltransferase translates to MQDKSLVTIICLCYNHKNFVVESLISAVNQDYPFIEVIIVDDFSADNSKEVIRNWLTDYPQIQFIENETNLGSTKSFNKALKLAKGKYIIDLACDDILLPNCVSLQMKKFLESQFTNLGAVYGNAELITENGQHDSYYFAINETKKTIEKRQTGDIYLSVISGGNSICSVSSMVKKSVFDDLKGYDENLAYEDLDFWIRASRKYDFDFIDEILIQKRISTASFGTHFYLKNDSRSKKINYSTYLIIKKAIKLSRTKQEHKAILKRMHFELILAFNTSNFKLFFKYIVLEIKQRINILLKF, encoded by the coding sequence ATGCAGGATAAATCATTGGTGACCATTATTTGCTTGTGCTACAATCATAAAAATTTTGTTGTAGAGTCATTGATATCTGCTGTAAATCAGGATTATCCTTTTATTGAAGTTATTATTGTTGATGATTTTAGTGCTGATAATTCCAAAGAAGTTATTAGAAATTGGCTGACAGATTATCCGCAGATTCAGTTTATTGAAAACGAAACTAATTTAGGAAGCACAAAATCGTTTAACAAAGCGCTGAAACTAGCTAAAGGTAAATACATTATCGATTTGGCTTGTGATGATATTTTACTGCCAAATTGTGTTTCACTGCAAATGAAAAAATTTCTGGAAAGTCAGTTTACAAATCTTGGTGCCGTTTACGGAAATGCCGAATTAATTACTGAAAATGGCCAACACGATTCTTACTATTTTGCTATAAATGAAACAAAAAAAACAATTGAAAAACGACAAACCGGAGATATTTATTTAAGCGTAATTTCTGGCGGAAACAGTATTTGTTCGGTTTCTTCGATGGTTAAAAAATCTGTTTTTGATGATTTAAAAGGTTATGATGAAAACCTTGCTTATGAAGATCTGGACTTTTGGATTCGCGCTTCTCGTAAATATGATTTTGATTTTATTGATGAAATCCTGATTCAGAAAAGAATATCCACTGCTTCTTTTGGAACTCATTTTTATCTTAAAAATGATTCCAGATCTAAAAAGATAAATTATTCTACTTATCTGATTATCAAAAAAGCGATCAAATTAAGCAGAACAAAACAAGAACATAAAGCTATTTTAAAACGAATGCATTTTGAACTTATTCTGGCTTTTAATACATCAAATTTTAAATTGTTTTTCAAATATATTGTATTAGAAATCAAACAGAGAATCAATATACTTTTAAAATTTTAA
- a CDS encoding glycosyltransferase, translating to MSHKKKKIALIGYRLSGGGSDKVMANLSIFFERQGFEVDIIIVLDEVSFPYSGKLVNLGLLKNKSNGIFNKIKRLKALRTYLNKNKFDFIIDFRFRTKIIQELILARFIYNAKTIFTVHSFLINHYMPNNSFLTRLMYNHCLANVAITDEMKTLIENKHHLKNVVTIHNPLNLEEIKEKQNQEIDLNFDFIIAVGQYENEIKQFDKLISSYAKSDLPQKQIHLVIVGNGDESKLKKAILESKIEQFVHLTGYQNNPFKYLKKAQFLVLSSKNEGFPNSILEALGCQIPVVSFDCDFGPRDMISSFENGILVENQNWEKLTEAINLLVSDKDLYQKCKGNALKSIEPFLLEKIGIQWLNLLQKNEL from the coding sequence TTGTCTCACAAAAAAAAGAAAATTGCTTTAATAGGTTATCGTCTCAGCGGAGGCGGAAGTGATAAAGTAATGGCAAATTTGTCTATTTTTTTTGAACGTCAGGGTTTTGAGGTTGATATTATAATTGTTCTCGATGAAGTGAGTTTTCCGTATTCGGGAAAATTGGTAAATCTTGGTTTATTGAAAAATAAAAGCAATGGTATTTTCAATAAAATTAAGCGATTAAAAGCTTTGAGAACGTATTTGAATAAAAATAAATTCGATTTTATTATTGATTTTCGTTTTAGAACAAAGATTATTCAGGAACTAATTTTAGCCCGATTTATTTATAATGCTAAAACGATTTTTACGGTTCATAGTTTTTTGATCAATCATTATATGCCCAATAATTCGTTTTTAACAAGATTGATGTACAATCATTGTTTGGCCAACGTAGCGATTACAGATGAAATGAAAACGTTGATTGAAAATAAACATCATTTAAAGAATGTTGTAACGATTCATAATCCGTTAAATCTTGAAGAAATTAAAGAAAAACAAAACCAAGAAATTGATCTCAATTTTGATTTTATAATTGCAGTAGGACAATATGAAAACGAAATAAAACAATTTGATAAACTGATTTCCAGTTATGCAAAATCTGATTTACCGCAAAAACAAATTCATTTGGTAATTGTTGGGAATGGAGATGAATCAAAACTTAAAAAAGCAATTTTAGAATCTAAAATTGAACAATTTGTACATCTTACAGGTTATCAAAATAATCCTTTCAAGTATCTTAAAAAAGCTCAATTTCTAGTTTTAAGCAGTAAAAATGAAGGTTTTCCAAATAGTATTTTAGAAGCTTTAGGCTGTCAAATTCCTGTTGTATCTTTTGACTGCGATTTTGGACCAAGAGATATGATTTCTTCTTTTGAAAATGGTATTTTAGTCGAAAATCAAAATTGGGAAAAACTAACAGAAGCAATTAATTTATTGGTTTCAGATAAAGATTTATATCAAAAATGTAAAGGAAATGCATTAAAAAGTATCGAACCGTTTTTACTTGAAAAGATTGGAATACAATGGTTAAATTTATTGCAGAAAAACGAATTATGA
- a CDS encoding FdtA/QdtA family cupin domain-containing protein — MTTIHDIELLKIPVVEDLSGNLAFIQNGVLPFEFKRVYYLFDVPSSAFRGGHSHIEQHEVLIALSGSFEVTVNDGTDKKSFLLNKPNVGLHLPKGIWRELENFSSGAICLVLASDVFEETDYIRDYETFLSSKR, encoded by the coding sequence ATGACAACAATTCACGATATAGAATTACTTAAAATTCCGGTTGTTGAAGACTTAAGCGGAAATTTAGCTTTTATTCAAAATGGTGTTTTACCATTTGAATTTAAAAGGGTTTATTATCTTTTTGATGTTCCAAGCAGCGCTTTTCGCGGCGGACATTCGCATATCGAACAGCATGAAGTTTTAATCGCTTTAAGCGGAAGTTTTGAAGTAACGGTTAATGACGGAACAGACAAAAAGAGTTTTCTTTTGAATAAGCCAAATGTTGGTCTTCATCTGCCAAAAGGAATTTGGAGAGAATTAGAAAATTTTTCTTCAGGTGCAATCTGTCTTGTTTTGGCTTCGGATGTTTTTGAAGAAACCGATTATATTCGTGATTATGAAACCTTTTTGAGTTCCAAAAGATGA
- a CDS encoding glycosyltransferase family 4 protein — protein sequence MKLLYIVPKIKNAGGVARVLSLKANYFTEHFNYEVHILSQNEEEDLPFYDFNSKVIFHNIILNGNPFQFLKAYQKQINQKVKEINPDVILVADNGLKAFVFPFVIKTKIPIVFEIHGSKFIEETPLKSDFISKFISKIKCQFKDFGVRKFTKIVALSEENLEEWNVKNGIVIPNPSWIQTKLVSDLKNKKVICVARNSYEKGLNRLIVIWEKVIDIHPDWVLEIYTDEVDSLNTIVVDLGMTLNIHIFSFVKNIEEKYLESSIYVMTSRTEGFPMVLLEAMAYGLPCIAFDCPTGPRAIIKNNKNGFLIPDNDDLLFIEKLSALIENEDLRLEFGKNAKHSSENYSVEKIMEHWRSFLEEL from the coding sequence ATGAAACTCCTTTACATTGTTCCCAAAATAAAAAATGCCGGCGGCGTGGCTCGAGTTCTATCACTTAAAGCCAATTATTTTACAGAACATTTTAATTATGAAGTGCATATTTTATCTCAAAATGAAGAAGAAGATTTGCCTTTTTATGACTTTAATTCTAAAGTTATCTTTCATAATATTATTTTAAACGGAAATCCTTTTCAGTTTTTAAAAGCATATCAAAAGCAGATAAATCAAAAAGTAAAAGAAATTAATCCAGATGTAATTTTGGTTGCAGATAATGGATTAAAAGCTTTTGTTTTTCCTTTCGTAATTAAAACCAAAATTCCGATTGTTTTTGAAATTCACGGTTCTAAATTTATTGAAGAAACTCCTTTAAAATCTGATTTTATTTCGAAGTTTATTTCAAAAATAAAATGTCAATTTAAAGATTTTGGTGTTCGAAAGTTTACCAAAATTGTGGCTTTATCGGAAGAAAATTTAGAAGAATGGAACGTTAAAAACGGAATTGTAATTCCGAATCCATCTTGGATTCAAACTAAACTAGTTTCAGATTTAAAAAATAAAAAAGTTATTTGTGTTGCCCGGAATTCTTATGAAAAAGGCTTAAACCGATTAATAGTAATTTGGGAAAAAGTAATCGATATACATCCGGATTGGGTTTTGGAAATTTATACTGATGAAGTTGATTCTTTAAATACTATTGTTGTTGATTTAGGAATGACTTTAAACATACATATTTTCAGTTTCGTGAAAAATATCGAAGAAAAATATCTTGAATCTTCGATTTATGTGATGACTTCCAGAACTGAAGGTTTTCCTATGGTTTTATTAGAAGCAATGGCTTACGGTTTGCCTTGTATTGCTTTCGATTGCCCAACAGGACCAAGAGCAATAATTAAAAATAACAAAAATGGATTTCTGATTCCGGATAATGATGATTTATTGTTTATTGAAAAACTTTCTGCCTTAATTGAAAATGAAGATTTAAGATTGGAGTTTGGAAAAAATGCAAAACACTCTTCTGAGAATTATTCTGTAGAAAAAATAATGGAGCATTGGAGATCATTTTTAGAAGAATTATAA
- a CDS encoding glycosyltransferase family 2 protein: MLSILIPVYNYNVLELVTELVKQCDLCGINFEILCQDDASNSKENIQNQEINSFSNCSFFANEINLGRGKNINSLARKAKYDWLLILDCDTFPSNNNFIQNYISALSESANIIFGGIIYEDKRPSNEKLLRWIYGKERETSALLSSNLLIKKDIFLQYPFDESITKYGYEDLVFFSVLKKNHFEIIRIQNPTFHLGLETSEQFLNKTKTALDNLVSLYNSNKINASESKIIKVFELLKKLKLIHLSNLLFKKNKTKIEQNLLSQKPSLFLFDIYKLGYFCFLHSSKILNSY, translated from the coding sequence ATGCTTTCTATTTTAATTCCGGTTTATAATTATAATGTTTTAGAACTCGTAACCGAACTTGTAAAACAATGTGATTTATGTGGAATTAATTTTGAAATTCTTTGTCAGGACGACGCTTCAAATTCAAAAGAAAACATTCAAAATCAAGAAATTAATTCTTTTTCCAATTGTTCATTTTTTGCAAATGAAATCAATTTAGGAAGAGGAAAAAATATCAATTCTTTAGCCCGAAAAGCAAAATATGACTGGCTTTTAATATTAGATTGCGATACTTTTCCATCGAATAATAATTTTATTCAAAACTATATTTCTGCACTTTCTGAAAGTGCGAATATTATTTTTGGCGGAATTATTTATGAAGATAAAAGGCCGTCAAATGAAAAGCTTTTGCGCTGGATTTATGGAAAAGAAAGAGAAACTTCTGCCCTTTTATCTTCTAATTTACTAATCAAAAAAGATATTTTTCTGCAATATCCTTTTGATGAATCGATTACGAAATACGGTTACGAAGATTTGGTTTTCTTTTCGGTTTTAAAAAAGAATCATTTCGAAATTATTCGAATACAAAATCCCACTTTTCATCTTGGTTTAGAAACTTCAGAACAGTTTTTAAACAAAACCAAAACGGCTTTAGATAATTTAGTTTCGCTTTATAATTCAAATAAAATTAATGCCTCAGAAAGCAAAATCATAAAAGTTTTTGAACTATTAAAAAAACTGAAATTAATACACTTATCGAATTTATTATTCAAAAAAAACAAAACCAAAATAGAACAGAATTTACTTTCTCAAAAACCTTCTTTGTTTCTTTTTGATATTTATAAACTGGGATATTTTTGTTTTTTGCATTCCAGCAAGATTCTCAATAGTTATTGA
- a CDS encoding ATP-binding cassette domain-containing protein, producing MSQTVLSLKEVTIYQEGRKIISHINLDVQHGEFIYIIGKTGSGKSSFLKTLYADLPLTEGEAHIVDFDLATLKEKDIPYLRRKIGIVFQDFKLLPDRSIKDNMLFVLKATGWTEKEAMEYKIDEVLDKVGMKDFLNKMPHQLSGGEQQRVAIARALLNDPEFILADEPTGNLDPQTSSEVLEVLKTINANGKTVIMATHDYALLMKFPSKTLKCEDERIFEVVQRSV from the coding sequence ATGTCACAAACCGTACTATCTCTTAAAGAAGTCACTATATATCAAGAAGGAAGAAAAATTATTTCTCATATTAATTTAGATGTTCAGCATGGTGAATTTATTTACATCATCGGAAAAACAGGTTCCGGAAAAAGCAGCTTCTTAAAAACTTTGTACGCAGATTTACCTTTAACTGAAGGCGAAGCTCATATTGTTGACTTTGATTTGGCCACTTTAAAAGAAAAAGATATTCCGTATTTGAGACGTAAAATCGGAATTGTTTTCCAGGATTTTAAACTACTTCCAGACCGCTCTATTAAAGACAATATGCTTTTTGTTCTAAAAGCTACTGGCTGGACAGAAAAAGAAGCAATGGAATACAAAATTGACGAGGTTTTGGATAAAGTTGGAATGAAAGATTTCCTTAACAAAATGCCGCACCAACTTTCCGGAGGTGAGCAGCAGCGTGTTGCGATTGCAAGAGCTTTGCTTAACGATCCTGAATTCATTCTTGCCGATGAACCAACAGGAAACCTTGACCCACAGACAAGTTCTGAGGTTTTAGAAGTTTTAAAAACCATCAACGCAAACGGAAAAACGGTTATTATGGCCACTCACGATTATGCTTTGTTGATGAAATTCCCTTCTAAAACATTGAAATGTGAAGATGAAAGAATCTTCGAAGTGGTGCAAAGAAGCGTGTAA